The Streptomyces durmitorensis genome contains the following window.
CGGGAGGGCGACGAGGTCGAGGAGGGTGATGATCTGGCCGAGATCGACACCGACAAGATCGCGGGCACGCTCGAGGCGCCGCGGGGCGGCGTGCTTCGGCGGATCGTCGCGCAGGCGGGCGGCGATGCGCCCGTCGGCTGTGTCATCGCGGTCATCGCCGGGCCGGGGGTCACGGAGGACGAGATCGAGCGGGTGGCCGCCGAGGCACGGGAGCAGCTGGCGCGCGGGGTGCCGGCCGAGGACGAGGGCAGCCCGGTGAGCGGCATCGCGGAGGTGGGCGGCACGGCCCTGTCGTACGCGACGTCGGGCGGTGGCGCGGAGGAGGTCGTCCTGGTGCACGGGTACGGCGGCGACAAGAACTCCTGGCTCTTCGTGCAGGAGCCCCTCGCCGCGCGCCACACGGTGTACGCGCTCGACCTGCCGGGTCACGGAGAGTCCAGCAAGGAGGTGGGCGACGGCAGCCTGGCCTCGCTGGCGCTGGTCGTCACGGGCTTCCTCGACGCGCTCGGCATCGAGCGGGCGCATCTGGTGGGCCATTCGCTGGGGGGCGCGGTGGTCACCGCGGTGGCGGCGGCGGTCCCCGACCGGGTCCGCTCCCTGACGCTGATCGCGCCCGCCGGGTACGGCCCCGATGTGGACGCCGCCTATCTGCGGGGCTTCGCGGAGGCCGGGACGCGGCGTGAACTCCGGCCCCACCTGGGCAAGCTGTTCGCCGACGAGGGGCTCGTGACGCGGCAGCTGGTGGACGACGTCCTGAAGTACAAGCGCCTGGACGGAGTCGACACGGCGCTCCGCAGCCTCTTGCCGACGCTGGTGGCCCCGGGCGGCGGGGCGGCCCTCGACGTGAGTTCCATGCTGCCGCGGGGCGTGCGGACGGTCGCGGTGTGGGGCGGGGCGGATCAGGTGATCCCGGCGTCCAACGCGGCGGCCCTGGAGGGGAGGGCCGCCGTCCGGGTGATCGAAGGGGTGGGGCACATGGCCCAGCTGGAGGCACCGGGGGAGGTCGTGGCGGCGGTGGAGGCGGCGGTGACGGGGTGAAGGGACGGGGCGGCGCCCACGGGAGGGTGCCGCCCCGGCGGGGGCAGCCGGTTATTTCAGCCCGTCCGGCGTGTGCGGACGAACTCGGCGGAGCCGGTGATCAGCGGCAACGAAGGCCACCGAGCCAGAGCGGCCCGCGGCGCAGCCGCACATGTCACAGCCGGGAAGGGGCGGAGTCGGGGAAAACGCCGCCGGAGGCTAGGCCCGCACAGCCCGGGACCACGCGGGCGTAGTTCCCGTGGCCCTGCACCACGCCAGATACAGCGGAATCGGCGGCGTATAGGGAACGTCGCCCCCGGAGGGGCTGTGGATCAAGGAGGGAGCGCGCCGGGCGCCCGGCACCACGGCCCCCGCGGCGTAGTACGCGGGGGAGGGCCATTCCAGTGCGACATCGGAGTCCGCCGGCACGATCCACCACCACCGCGCCGCGTCCACGTCCTCGTACACACACCCCACACGAGGCAGCCGCGCCATCAGCCGGGGCCCGAACCGCGAGGGCACCGAGACCGCGTCGCACCCCAGAGGCTGCGACATCCCGTCCGGGACGGCGAGCCGTGTCGACGGCGGCGGGGAGGCGGCGAAGGCCCGCCTCCGTTCGAGGCGGACCAGCGTGTCCAGATCCAACAGCCGCCGCACCGTCACCGCGCTCACACGCCCCCTGTCCACGTCGTCCTCACGCCCGCACCCTCAGTCACGTCACGCCCGCAGTTCCGCCCATACGGTGAGGCCAACCCCGGGACCCTCGTCCCGCACACCCCACGCGTTGCTCACCGCCTCGACGAGAAGCAGTCCCCTCCCGTGCTCCTCGTCCGCGTCGGGCCCCTCCTGGGCGGGCCGCGGGACACCTGATCCGTATCCGTCGTCACGCACAGCTATGCGCAGCGTGCCGGGTCTGGTGCACAGCTCGCAGACGATCCGGTGGCTCGCGGTGTGCACGATCGCGTTCGTGACCAGCTCGGACACCACGAGGGCCGCGGCGTCGCGGGCGTCCTCGTCGATGTCCCAGCCCAGGAGCTGGGCCTTCGCAAGACGTCTGGCCTGCGATGCGGAACCCGGCCGTGGCACCAGCGCGAAGCTGACGCAGAGCTCGGAGCCGTTCTCGGCCCACGCGTCGGCGGTCATGCCAACAGGGGCTTCGGCGGCAGCTGTGTGTAACGGCGCGGGCGGAGTCACGCCATCCACTATCGCCCCGCCGGGAACACCTTGGCAAGACCCACTCTGAAAAGTGCACAGTGGCGTGTCCCTTCTGGACGGCACATGGCACACTGCTCGCAACGGCTCCAGGTGCGGAGTGAATTGGCATTACATGGAGTACGTGGAGGTAGGACGTGAGCGAACCGCGGTCCGCGCCGACCGTCGGCCAGGTCGTCCTAGGCCGTCGTTTGCAGGACCTGCGCGAGCGCGCCGGCCTCAAGCGAGAGGAGGCGGCGCGGATCCTTCGCGTCGCCCCCGCCACGGTCCGTCGTATGGAAATGGCCGAGGTCGCGCTGAAGATCCCGTATCTCCAGCTGCTCCTGAAGTCCTACGGCGTCGCCGATGACGAGGCCGACGCCTTCGTGACGCTCGCCGAGGAGGCGAACAAGCCGGGCTGGTGGCAGCGGTTCCACGACATCCTGCCGGGCTGGTTCAGCATGTACGTCAGCCTGGAGGGCGCGGCCAGCCTGATCAGGTCCTACGAACCGCACTTCATCCCGGGTCTCCTCCAGACCGAGGAGTACGCGCGTGGCGTGATGCGCTCCGGGGCGATCGGCCAGACCCGTCCCGAGGACGTCGAGCGGTATGTGGCGCTGCGGATGGAGCGCCAGTCGCTCCTCACCCGCGAGGACGCGCCGCGGGTCTGGATCGTGATGGACGAGACCGCTCTGCGCAGACCTGTGGGCGGTCCCGAAGTGATGCGCGAGCAGATCGACAAGCTCCTCGAAGCCGTCGAACTCCCTCATGTGACGCTGCAGGTCGCGCCGTTCGCGGCGGGTCCGCACCCGGGCACGTATGGACCCTTCGTGCTCTTCCGCTTCGCCATGGCGGAACTGCCGGACATGGTCTACAGCGAGTACCTGACCGGCGCGGTCTACCTGGACGCGCGCACCGAGGTGGCCACCCACCTAGAGGTCATGGACCGCATGGCGGCGCAAGCCGCGACGGCACAACGCACAAAGGAGCTCCTGAGGGACCTCCGCAAGGAGCTGTGAATGGATCGACACCGAGCCGGTACGCGACCCGGGTCAAAGCCCGGAGCCGGGTCCCGCCCCGAGTCACGGGACGACTCCCGGATATACAACGGCATGCCCGCCCGCGAGCTCGGCAGCGAAGGCTGGCACAAGCCGTGGAGCGGCGGCAACGGCGGCAACTGCCTGGAGGCCATGAAGCTGGCCGACGGCCGGGTCGCGGTCCGTCAGTCGGCCGATCCGGACGGCCCGGCCCTGATCTACACGCACGGCGAGATCAACGCGTTCATCCAGGGGGCGAAGGCGGGGGAGGCCGACTTCCTGCTGTCGTGAGCGCTGACGTGACGCCGCCTGAGCTGACGTGACGCCGCCATGAGCTGACGTGATCCCGTCCGTCGTGAGTCCCCTGTGAGCCCCCGCCACGCGTGGCGGGGGCTCACACGGTCATCGGCCGGTCGTACGGGCCGATCGGCGCCGCGAGCTGGGTCGCGCCCGTCAGCCACCGGTCCACCGCGGCGGCGCTCGCGCGGCCCTCGGCGATGGCCCACACGATCAGCGACTGGCCGCGGGCCGCGTCGCCCGCCACGAAGACGCCCGGCACGCCGGTCGCGAAGTCCGCGTCGCGGGCGAGAGCGCCGCGGTCGTCGACGGCCAGGCCGAACTGCTCGACCAGGCCGCCCGGCGTCCGCTCCGGACCGCGGAAGCCGAGCGCGAGAAGGACGAGGTCGGCCGGGAGCACGCGCCGCGTGCCCGGCCGCGGGCTGCGGTCCGCCTCGACCTCGGTCAGGTGCAGGCCGCTCACCCGGCCCGCCGCGTCGCCGGTGAAGCGGAGGGTGGAGGCGGCGAACAAGCGCGCGTCGGCGTCCGCCGCGGGGGCGGTGCGCAGCTCGCCCGCCTCCTCGTGGGCGACGGAGAGACGGTAGACCTTCGGGTACGTCGGCCAGGGCTCGGCCAGTTCGTCGCGGACGTCACCCGGCCGTTCGTAGATGTCCAACTGCGTGACGGAGGCGGCCCCTTCGCGCACCGCCGTGCCCAGGCAGTCCGCTCCGGTGTCCCCGCCGCCGACGATCACGACGTGCCGGCCCGCGGCGGACAGCGGGGAGGTGTCGATGTCCCCCTCGCACACGCGGTTGGCGAGCGGTAGGTACTCCATGGCCTGGTGAATACCGCTCAACTCCCTTCCCGGCACGTCCAGTTCGCGCCACGCGGTGGCTCCCACGGCCAGCACCACCGCGTCGTGCCGGGTGCGCAGCTCGGCGGCCCGTACATCTCTCCCGACCGCGACGGACGTACGGAAGACCGTGCCCTCGTCCCGCATCTGCGCGAGCCGCCGCTCCAGGTGGTGCTTCTCCATCTTGAACGCGGGGATCCCGTACCGCAGGAGCCCGCCCGCGCGGTCCTCGCGCTCGTACACGACGACGGTGTGCCCGGCGCGCGTCAGCTGCTGCGCGGCGGCGAGTCCGGCCGGTCCTGAGCCGACGACGGCGACGGCCTTGCCGGAGTGCCGGTCCGGCGGGCGCGGCGGGTTGAGGCCGTCCTGCCAGGAGCGGTCGGCGATGGCCACCTCGACGTTCTTGATGGTCACGGCGGGCTGGTTGATCGCGAGGACGCAGCCCGCCTCGCAGGGCGCGGGGCAGAGGCGGCCGGTGAACTCGGGGAAGTTGTTCGTGGCGTGCAGCCGGTCCGCCGCCGTGCGCCAGTCGGCGCGCGAGACGAGTTCGTTCCACTCGGGGATCAGATTGCCCAGCGGGCAGGCGTCGTGGCAGAAGGGGATGCCGCAGTCCATGCAGCGGTCGGCCTGCCGCTCGACGATGGGCAGCAGGGCGCCGGGGACGTACACCTCGTCCCAGTCCTTGATCCGCTCGCCGATGGATCGGCGGGGCCATTCCTGGCGGGGGGTGGTGAGGAAGCCCTTGGGGTCGGCCATGGCCGTCTCCCGTCGCGTGCTTTCACAGGCTTTCGGCCACTGTACGACGGGTGGGCGGGGGAGGCATGCGGGTGGGGGCCCGGGGGTGGTCAGGGCAGGTCAGGTCAGGTCAGGGCGAGGATGAATGATGCGGAGGCGGCGAGTGAGGCTCCGACCCGGATGTGGTTCCACATGGTCCATTCGCTGACGTACGTACGCCAGCGTTCCGCGCTCTCCGGCGCCTGCGGGTCGAGCTTGGCGAGGGCGTCGTTGCGGGGGACGTTCGCCGCGATGGTCACTCCGAACGAGCCGAACAGATACAGCGCGCTGCCGAGCAGCAGCTCGACGGTGCCCTCGTCGGGCCAGAGCACGAAGGTGACGACGGCGACGACGGCGCTGAGGCCGGCGGCGCCCATGAAAACGGTCATGAACCCGGCGGTGAGCGCCTTGACGTTGATCGACTGCATCGCCGCGATGCCCTGCGCCGGGGGCAGCGCGGCAAGGCCCTGCATCACGAACGTCGAGAACGCGACGAACGCTCCGGCGACCAGGCCGCAGGCGAGTGCGGCAAGCACGACGAGCACGAAGTATGGTCCCTCGATCATGGCAACTCCCGCGTTCGGTAAGGCAGCCGTCAGGTGAGCGAGCCGCAGTGATCCTCCATGGCGCGGGCCCGCATCACAAGTGAATTGCCTTTACCGGGTGGGAGGCCATGCGTGGGGCGCGCGGACGCATACGCGGGCGTCTGGCCGGGGGGCCTTGGGGGAGGCTGTGCGCTTTCCGCCCGCTGCCTGGGGTGGGCCGCTGGCTGTCTGCCGTCGCGGGCTGCGCTTGTTCCGCCTGCTGCGCGGCGGATCGCTCCCGCCCACCCGCCCGATTGCCCCGTGTCGAGGGGGCGGGCGAACGGGCGTGCCGTCCCTGGCTGGGGTGGGGCGTCTGGCTTCCGCCGTCGCGGGCTGTTCCTGCTGTTCCTGCTGCGCCTGCTGCGCGGCGGATCGTCCCCGCCCGTTGCGGGGT
Protein-coding sequences here:
- a CDS encoding acetoin dehydrogenase dihydrolipoyllysine-residue acetyltransferase subunit, which produces MPFIERVTMPKWGLSMKTGKITEWIAREGDEVEEGDDLAEIDTDKIAGTLEAPRGGVLRRIVAQAGGDAPVGCVIAVIAGPGVTEDEIERVAAEAREQLARGVPAEDEGSPVSGIAEVGGTALSYATSGGGAEEVVLVHGYGGDKNSWLFVQEPLAARHTVYALDLPGHGESSKEVGDGSLASLALVVTGFLDALGIERAHLVGHSLGGAVVTAVAAAVPDRVRSLTLIAPAGYGPDVDAAYLRGFAEAGTRRELRPHLGKLFADEGLVTRQLVDDVLKYKRLDGVDTALRSLLPTLVAPGGGAALDVSSMLPRGVRTVAVWGGADQVIPASNAAALEGRAAVRVIEGVGHMAQLEAPGEVVAAVEAAVTG
- a CDS encoding ATP-binding protein, which translates into the protein MTADAWAENGSELCVSFALVPRPGSASQARRLAKAQLLGWDIDEDARDAAALVVSELVTNAIVHTASHRIVCELCTRPGTLRIAVRDDGYGSGVPRPAQEGPDADEEHGRGLLLVEAVSNAWGVRDEGPGVGLTVWAELRA
- a CDS encoding helix-turn-helix domain-containing protein → MSEPRSAPTVGQVVLGRRLQDLRERAGLKREEAARILRVAPATVRRMEMAEVALKIPYLQLLLKSYGVADDEADAFVTLAEEANKPGWWQRFHDILPGWFSMYVSLEGAASLIRSYEPHFIPGLLQTEEYARGVMRSGAIGQTRPEDVERYVALRMERQSLLTREDAPRVWIVMDETALRRPVGGPEVMREQIDKLLEAVELPHVTLQVAPFAAGPHPGTYGPFVLFRFAMAELPDMVYSEYLTGAVYLDARTEVATHLEVMDRMAAQAATAQRTKELLRDLRKEL
- a CDS encoding DUF397 domain-containing protein; translated protein: MPARELGSEGWHKPWSGGNGGNCLEAMKLADGRVAVRQSADPDGPALIYTHGEINAFIQGAKAGEADFLLS
- a CDS encoding glutamate synthase subunit beta translates to MADPKGFLTTPRQEWPRRSIGERIKDWDEVYVPGALLPIVERQADRCMDCGIPFCHDACPLGNLIPEWNELVSRADWRTAADRLHATNNFPEFTGRLCPAPCEAGCVLAINQPAVTIKNVEVAIADRSWQDGLNPPRPPDRHSGKAVAVVGSGPAGLAAAQQLTRAGHTVVVYEREDRAGGLLRYGIPAFKMEKHHLERRLAQMRDEGTVFRTSVAVGRDVRAAELRTRHDAVVLAVGATAWRELDVPGRELSGIHQAMEYLPLANRVCEGDIDTSPLSAAGRHVVIVGGGDTGADCLGTAVREGAASVTQLDIYERPGDVRDELAEPWPTYPKVYRLSVAHEEAGELRTAPAADADARLFAASTLRFTGDAAGRVSGLHLTEVEADRSPRPGTRRVLPADLVLLALGFRGPERTPGGLVEQFGLAVDDRGALARDADFATGVPGVFVAGDAARGQSLIVWAIAEGRASAAAVDRWLTGATQLAAPIGPYDRPMTV
- a CDS encoding DUF1772 domain-containing protein, with translation MIEGPYFVLVVLAALACGLVAGAFVAFSTFVMQGLAALPPAQGIAAMQSINVKALTAGFMTVFMGAAGLSAVVAVVTFVLWPDEGTVELLLGSALYLFGSFGVTIAANVPRNDALAKLDPQAPESAERWRTYVSEWTMWNHIRVGASLAASASFILALT